The following proteins are co-located in the Paludibaculum fermentans genome:
- a CDS encoding AIPR family protein — protein sequence MPTAHQLAQTYSFIRPLQGDPVLAKYGDNALPLFAIALHLDIDDLASFATESLTDHASDKKADIIYINEADGVVCVAQGYTARSWGKQAAPARKASDLNTAAAWLLSTPIHSVPNRIRTHAKLLRDGLQKRTITKIIFAYAHNAFESQNVEDELKTVRHLLNSLPLVRGADVEVVELGLRRIEALYLTSLGSIQVTDEVILPAREIIHQTGPGWRAFVLSLNGEILHDLYETHKNALFSANLRDFLGARRVAGNVNNRIQETAQKRPEDFFVLNNGITIVTKKAKLDAKKGHLIISGVSVVNGAQTTGAVHGAGRGPAKKVCVLARIITVDNHSTISAIVSGNNTQNSIVAWDRRSNDAVQKRVKQEFQARGVDYVHRRDSARKPATSIFADQIGQMLCAFRGDLQTAIRAKADIFESDVTYSKVFPQSLSIAHIYAIQALGWAYDALKQELKAKSESGNMTEIEQKQLRLLDFPASKQFLIFVAGGLREEIAGAKLTEPMSFQLKADAIHPDNKEVVGAWLKVLKSILPILVSSLPVEEYQLVRSTEHAEAVIKTTRAVLAGVAIVQSTFEDLRAFIGPR from the coding sequence ATGCCAACCGCACATCAGCTTGCTCAAACCTATTCCTTTATTAGGCCTTTGCAGGGCGACCCAGTACTTGCGAAGTATGGCGACAATGCCTTGCCACTGTTCGCAATTGCACTCCATCTGGACATTGACGACCTCGCCAGCTTCGCAACAGAGAGCCTCACGGACCACGCTTCGGACAAAAAGGCCGATATCATTTACATCAATGAGGCGGACGGAGTCGTCTGTGTCGCTCAGGGCTATACGGCTAGAAGCTGGGGAAAGCAAGCTGCACCAGCGCGAAAAGCTAGCGACCTAAATACGGCAGCGGCATGGCTACTTAGCACTCCAATCCATAGCGTGCCGAACAGAATCCGGACTCACGCGAAGCTATTGAGAGATGGGCTTCAGAAGCGAACTATCACAAAAATTATCTTCGCCTACGCTCATAATGCATTTGAATCTCAAAATGTCGAAGACGAGTTAAAAACCGTCAGACATCTCCTCAACAGCCTGCCCCTTGTTAGGGGCGCAGATGTGGAGGTAGTTGAACTCGGGCTCAGACGGATCGAAGCTCTTTACCTAACTTCGCTTGGCTCAATCCAAGTCACCGATGAGGTAATCCTCCCGGCAAGAGAAATTATTCATCAGACAGGTCCTGGCTGGCGCGCGTTCGTGCTGTCTCTCAACGGGGAAATCCTTCACGACCTGTATGAGACACACAAGAATGCTCTCTTCAGCGCTAATCTCCGAGACTTCCTAGGCGCAAGAAGAGTCGCTGGCAACGTGAACAACCGCATACAGGAAACGGCACAAAAGAGGCCAGAAGATTTCTTCGTCTTGAATAACGGAATAACAATCGTCACGAAAAAAGCCAAACTCGACGCCAAGAAAGGTCACTTGATAATCAGCGGTGTCTCGGTAGTCAATGGGGCCCAAACGACCGGGGCAGTCCATGGTGCCGGAAGAGGACCCGCCAAGAAAGTGTGCGTCTTGGCACGCATCATCACAGTAGACAATCACTCAACCATCTCTGCCATCGTATCCGGCAACAATACGCAAAACTCAATTGTTGCTTGGGACCGGAGGAGCAACGATGCGGTCCAGAAACGAGTAAAGCAGGAATTCCAAGCTCGCGGCGTGGACTATGTGCACCGAAGAGACAGTGCACGAAAGCCCGCGACTTCGATCTTCGCGGATCAAATTGGGCAGATGCTTTGCGCGTTTCGCGGCGATCTCCAAACCGCTATTCGGGCGAAGGCTGATATCTTCGAATCGGATGTAACGTACAGCAAGGTATTCCCTCAGTCGCTGAGCATCGCCCACATCTACGCTATCCAGGCACTAGGATGGGCCTATGATGCCCTAAAGCAGGAGTTGAAGGCGAAGTCGGAATCGGGCAACATGACCGAGATAGAACAGAAGCAGCTTCGACTACTCGACTTCCCGGCATCAAAACAATTCCTCATTTTTGTTGCTGGCGGGCTGAGGGAAGAAATAGCGGGAGCGAAGTTGACGGAGCCAATGAGCTTTCAACTCAAGGCAGATGCAATACACCCCGACAACAAGGAGGTCGTGGGGGCCTGGCTCAAAGTACTGAAGTCTATCTTACCGATTTTGGTATCGAGCTTGCCGGTGGAGGAATATCAGCTTGTCCGATCAACGGAGCATGCTGAGGCCGTGATCAAGACAACCAGGGCTGTGCTGGCCGGTGTCGCAATCGTCCAGTCGACATTTGAAGATCTACGAGCTTTTATAGGACCCCGTTAG